A genomic segment from Nitrospinota bacterium encodes:
- a CDS encoding type II toxin-antitoxin system RelE/ParE family toxin: MIRNLAGKMTQDIYDGAESRHARKLPKQLHEKARRLLDQINAAPSVEFLRIPPSNRLEKLRGERGGHWSLRINDQWRIVFQWEGDDALNVEILDYH; the protein is encoded by the coding sequence ATGATCCGCAATCTGGCCGGGAAGATGACGCAGGATATTTATGACGGGGCCGAAAGCCGCCATGCCCGCAAGCTCCCCAAGCAGTTGCATGAAAAAGCAAGGCGCCTGCTCGACCAGATCAACGCCGCGCCGTCCGTGGAGTTTTTAAGGATACCGCCATCGAACCGATTGGAGAAATTGCGGGGAGAAAGGGGGGGCCATTGGAGCCTGCGGATTAATGACCAATGGCGAATCGTTTTCCAATGGGAAGGCGATGACGCGTTGAATGTGGAAATACTGGACTATCACTAG
- a CDS encoding HigA family addiction module antidote protein: MLPKKRPPTHPGEMLLKEFLEPMRITQVELARHLKWPYARLNEIVNGKRGVSAGTALALGETFRTGPEFWLNLQRDWDLWHAEKMHVKYAPLAKAG, from the coding sequence ATGCTGCCGAAAAAACGGCCGCCCACGCATCCAGGCGAAATGCTGTTGAAAGAGTTTCTTGAGCCGATGCGCATTACCCAGGTGGAGCTTGCCCGCCATTTAAAGTGGCCCTACGCCCGCCTGAACGAGATCGTAAACGGCAAACGCGGCGTTTCCGCTGGCACGGCCCTTGCCCTTGGGGAAACGTTCCGGACCGGGCCGGAATTTTGGTTAAATCTCCAGCGCGATTGGGATTTATGGCATGCGGAAAAGATGCATGTGAAATATGCGCCATTGGCCAAGGCTGGTTGA